The nucleotide sequence GGGATTATGGAACCGGTGCACAAATTTTAAAAGATCTCGGCTTAAAAAAAATTAAGCTTCTCACAAATAATCCAAAAAAAGTTATTGGTTTGAAAGGTTACAATCTTGAAATAGTTGAAAGAGTACCGATAGAAATCGAACCAAATCCCATAAATGCAAAATATCTTAAAACAAAGCGCGACAGATTAGGTCATCTGCTTCATTCAGAATAAATATTAAAATTATCAGAGGTTAAAATGGCTAACATAATTGAGGGAAAACTTAATGCTAAAGGAAAGAAATTCGGGATCGTGGTTTCAAGATTTAATGAACTGATTTCTTCACAACTACTTTCAGGAGCAAAAGACTGTCTCATCCGACACGATTGTAAAGAAGAAGATATTACTATTGTCTGGGTTCCCGGTTCTTATGAAATTCCGTTAACTGCTAAGAAACTTGCTTCTTCAAAAAAATTTGATGCAGTAATTTGTCTTGGTGCTGTAATTCGTGGTGGAACTCCTCACTTTGATTATATTGCTGCTGAAGTTTCAAAAGGTGTAGCACAAGCAGGACTCGATTCAAACTTACCAGTTATTTTTGGAGTGCTTACAACTGATAATATTGAACAAGCACTCGAACGAGCAGGAACAAAAGCAGGTAATAAAGGTTGGGATGCTGCATTGTCTGCAATTGAAATGGTTGGATTATTTAAACAACTATAATCAAACTGTGCCTGCAATCACTTTTCATAAATTACACAGGATTAGATAATTTGAAAATGTGCTGATATGAAAAGTATTTTATATTTTTGTAATTGATATTGAAAAACTTTAGAAATAATGAAAAGACTATCAGAAACAAAAGTTAGAAAATTGAGTAAAGACCACTTCACTAAAATCGAAGAAGAATCGGTTGTTTTTGGTGAAGGTCACTTTACTGTTATCGCAGGACCTTGTGCTCTGGAAAGTGAGGAACTTGCTGTAAATACTGCAAAAGCTGTTGAGCATTCAGGTGCTAAAGTTTTTCGATGCTCGTTGTTTAAACCAAGAACTTCACCCTATACTTACCAGGGTTATGGAATTGATGGGGTTAACTTGTTAAAACTTCTGCACTCCGAAACTAATTTGTTGTTAGAGACTGAAGTTCTCAGCACTGATCACCTTGATACACTTGCAGTCGAAGCTGACATTCTTAGAATAGGCTCACGCAACATGGATAATTATGAATTGCTGAAAGCTGTAGGAAAAATAAACAAGCCGGTTATTCTAAAAAGAAATATGAGTGCAACCTTGGAAGAATTCCTTCTTGCTGCTGAATACATTTTATCTGTTGGAAATGATAAAGTTATTCTTTGTGAGAGAGGTATAAGAACATTTGAAACCTATACACGAAACACGCTTGACATTCTTGCAGTACCTGCTTTAAAAGAATTAACTCATCTTCCTGTAATTGTTGATCCATCTCACAGCACAGGAAAAAGCAGTCTTGTTCCTGCTGCAAGTAAAGCTGCATTAGCTGCCGGTGCAGATGGACTAATGATAGAAGTTCATCCAAATCCGATTGCTTCATATTCAGATGGTCAACAATCACTCGATATACCTTCTTTTGAAAAACTGATGAAAGAATTGTCTGAGATGGCAAATCTTCTCGGTAAAAAATCCTCAATATCTGTATATAGTTAAGCCTGTTTTTCACCAGTCTTTTATAAACAGGATATTATCAATTCATTAACACTTCATCTGAAAGTCAGAAGTATTATATCTCTTGGGACTAAGTACCTATTTATGATGATTCATGAAAAAATTAAATTTATATTAACAATCATCTTTCTAAATCAAATATAATAAGGAGACGTGAATGAATTCATTTGATTACAGCCACAAAATATTTTCCTTGTGCGTCCTTCTATCCATTATCGGATTTTCAGCAAATGTATTTGCACAAGCTGAAATATTCGGATTCGGAGGATATGAAGTCGCTTCCGATGTTCAGGTAACACAAGGTCAATTAAATATTTACAGCAATCCAAATTATGGTGCTGGAATTTCTTTCGAAGTACAACGTGGTATTCAGGCAGAAGTATTTTGGATTGGTCAGCAAACACCAATGGAGTTAAAAAGATATAACGGACTGACTGAACCTCTGTTTGATGTTGGCATTCATTATTTCCAGGCTGGTGCTGTTTATGAATTCAGGCAAACAAAAGCTCAGAAAGCATTTCCGTTTACTTCTTTTAGTTTAGGTGCAACATTATTCAGCCCGATTGATGCAAATTTTAGTGAAGAGTGGAGGTTTTCAATTACGTTTGGTGGTGGTGGAAAATTTTATATTTCAGATAGAGTTGGTTTACGATTACAAGCCCGGATGCTTCTTCCTCTGAATTTTTCAGGCGCAGGAATGTGGTGCGGTACTGGTGGATGCAGTGTCGGTGTGGGCAGTTGGGCAACTTTATTACAAGCTGATTTTACTGGTGGTATTTTCGTTCGTCTCGGAAAATAATTACAGAAAATTTTCATAATATTAAATAACTATGAAAAAAGTCATAGCACTTCTATTCATTTTAAATTTATTAACTAACGCACAAGACCGTCACTACTGGGATCAGTCAGTTGGCGGAAGAACTGCATTGTTAGGCGGGATTGCTGTAGGTGGAGTCAGAGATTACAGTGCAACATTTTATAACCCTGGTGCATTAGGATTTATTTCGAGAAGCAAGCTTAGTTTTAACTTCAATATGTATGGCATCAAGGATTACAGATTCGTTAATGGCGGTGGTCCGGGAATAGATTCTCGATACACCAGAGTATCATTATATCCTGCATCATTAGCAGGAAGCTTGCCATTTTTAGGTGATTCAACAAACAGATTCAGCTACATGATTTATGCTAATGGGTATTCTTATGTTAGAATATCAGAAAGATATGAAGGTTATGATGATGTTATTCCAACCAGACCTCCGTTACAACCGGGAAATCCTAATGCATTTCAAGGTAATGAATTGCTTCTGAATCAGGGTAAAATTGATATGCTGCTCAGTGAAGTTTCTGTTGGATTTGGATATGCAAAAATGATTTCAGAAAACGTTGGAGTTGGAATTACATTTATCGGTGCATACAGAGATCAGACAAAAGAAAGATATGAATCATATTCAGCGTTTGACACAACCAATCAACGTGCAGCGACAACAGACCTTTATATTGATATTGATTACTGGGCTGTAAGATTATCAGCAAAGATTGGAATTGCTGCAGAATGGGATCAGTTAAAAATTGGTGCAACAATAACAACACCAAGTTTTGCAATTAAACGTGCAAGCGGTGGTACTGATTACGCAAGTATATCTTCAAATAATGTATATGTCGATAGCTCAAATAATCCGATTGATATTCTCGCTTCTGACAGACAAGAGGGTTTGCCTGTTAGCTATAAAACTCCGTTTTCCATTGCAGCAGGAATTGAATACGATCTGTTCACTGACACAAAAATCCACTTCGCAGCCGAATGGTTTGCACCTTTATCCACTTACGTTGTGATGCAGCCAGAAAGCGCTGACTTTACAAGAAATAATAATGTTCCGGAAGTTTATGAGCACGACAGTTCAGAATTACTCAAGGTTTATGATTCAATGAAACCCGTATTTAATCTTGGAATAGCACTTGAACAAAAACTAACTGCAAAAGTTATGGGTTATGCTGCCTTCAGAACTGATTTCAGCAATGCAAATTACGATGAGATTAATGGTTTATACGTTGGCTTTACTGATTTTAATATTTATCACTTCACTGCAGGTGTTTCAACAGAGTTAAATGATACTTTTATCGGAGTAGGATTTGAATACAGTCACGGTCAAAGAACTGATTTCCCTCAAATATTTAATTTCCCCACAGGATCTGCTGAACCAAATGATCTGGTTATTCCGGCTAACCGCGGTACCTGCGAAGCTTATTACAATAACTTCAATTTATTTTTTGGTGTGACACAGCTACTTTAAAATTTAACTCTGTCACATTTTCGAATTTTAAGCTCTATAAAATAATAGATAAGTTTGCCGAGTTAGTTTGTTAAAAAAAATCAAATCATTTAGTTTTACACATTCTTTTTTATAACAATTATTATTCTTCTTTCTTTTCATATTCTACTCAGAGGAATAAAAATATTTCCCTTATTATTTTTCAAAATTATTAAAAGGAGAACAAAAATGCGTTCAGCTACGGCAAAAATTATTATAATTATGCTTTTAATTTCAAGTATAAATATTTTTTCACAAGATACAGAAAAAAAACTCGGATGGTTCTTTGAAGGCAAATTAGCCGGTTTATGGACTGGCGGAAATTCTGAATCGTTCACTCTCGGTTTAGGTGCTACGTTAAAACATATCTGGACAAATTCTGAATTAAGGTTTGATGCAGGTGGAACACAAACTCAATCAACTCTTACCACACGCACTGCTGTTGGAACAACGGACAACTTTGAAGTTAATGAACAATCAAAAACAGAAAAGACAGCGGAAATAATATTCGCACGAGGCAGATATGATTATAATTTTACAGAGAATTTTTATGCGCTTGGCGGAATAGACTGGCTGAGAAACCGTTTTGCCGGTATCAACAGCCGTACATTGGTTGCAGCGGGTGTTGGTAATAAATGGGTTGATAATGAAAATGTCCGGTTTAAAACTGATTACAGCTTTACTTATTCATTCCAGAATGATGTAGTAGAAAATCCGTTTGCTAAAACTAAATTCCCAGGTGTACGGTTCACTTACGACTTCTGGTATAACCTGACTGCATCAACACAGTTTGAAAGTATTTTTATTGCTGACTGGAATCTGGATAATACCGATGACATTAGATTTGATTTCTACAATGCACTGCCAATTAAAATCAGTGAAATATTTTCACTTAAACCATCACTTCAGTTATTATGGAGAAATGATCCATCACTTACTGAAATTGATTTGTTTGCTAACGATGGAACACCAACTGGTTCGAAGGTATTAACTCCTCTTAAAAATATGGATACTCTTTTTTCATTAACGCTGGTGGTTAATCTGTAATTTTTAAGTAACCTGGTTTTTATTGTTGAGTCAAAAAACGGCTTAATTAGACAGACTTCATAATATAGAGAATTTGAAAACCCATGATGACTATCGTGGGTTTTCTGTTATCAAATTTCCAATCAAAGTAACACATAGCAATAATTGGTTAACTATTAATATTTTGAAAGAAACATTAATTGACACAATGCTAAATTCGCATAATTGATTCCCAAAAATCAAATTTTGAAAATATTTCTTACCATACATCAATGCAATCTGTGCATAAGGTTTGTAATTTTCTTCAGTATAAAAACTTTATAAAAAGGAAAAGAAAATGAGTACAAAAAAAGTTGAATTAGTTGCTGCACCGGCTCAACCGCACTTTGTTGGTGACGGTTTTAGAGTGCATAATTTCATTCCAAGCGCTTATCATTTGGAAATGGAACGGATGAATCCATTTATTGTATTGGATTATAACTCAAAATTTTACTTCCCTGCTTCCGACAAGCCAAGAGGGGTTGGTGTTCATCCGCATAAAGGTTTTGAGACGGTAACAATTGCTTACAAAGGAAGAATAGCTCATCACGACAGCAGTGGTGGTGGTGGAATAATTGGAGAAGGTGATGTACAGTGGATGACTGCTGCTTCAGGTATTTTACATAAAGAATATCATGAAGAAAGCTGGAGTAAAGCAGGAGGTGATTTTCAGATGGTTCAGCTTTGGGTGAATCTGCCGGCTAAATACAAATTGTCAAATCCAAAATATCAGGCAATAACAAATTCGCAAATCAATCGTTTCATTCTGGAAAACGGACAGGGCGAAATTGAAGTAATTGCCGGTCAATTTAAAAACATTAAAGGTGCAGCTTCTACATTTTCGCCGATAAATTTATTTAATGCGAAATTAAATAAAGGTGCAAAAACTGAATTTAATTCCCCGGCGAAATTTAACACAGCACTGCTGGTTATTGAAGGAAATATCACAGTAAATGATTCCGAACTTGTTAAGGTAGATCATTTTGTTCTTTTTGAAAATAAAGGTGAAACATTTACTGTTTTAGCAAATGAAGAATCAACCGTACTAATTTTAAGTGGTGAACCAATTAACGAACCAATTGCAGCTCACGGTCCCTTCGTAATGAATACACGCGAAGAAATAATGCAAGCTTATGATGATTTTAATAAAGGCAAATTTGGTTATCTTGAAGATTAGATAAAGGCTGAAATCATTATCTGATACGCTTGAAATTTTCAGTTGATGGTTAAACAGTAATAATAGTAATTCGTAAGTTGATGGGGCTATATTTTAAAGAATTGTTATCACAAACGATTGGAAGAAAATTTACCTGTAATGACTAACTCAAGTAAGTTAATAAATTTATTCATGATCAGATTTAGCATAGTTCTGATATCAGTCATGCTTCAATTCTGTGGTAATGATTCAACTTCAAAGAAACAAGCTGACTTTGTTGGTGGAAAAAATTGCGTTAGCTGTCATCAAAAAGAATACGAGCTTTGGAAAAATTCTGATCACGACAAAGCAATGATGATCGCAAATGATTCAACCGTGCTTGGCAATTTTAATAATGTTGAATTTGAATCGAGAGGAATAAAGACAAAATTCTTTAAACGAAACGGAAAGTTTTTTGTTTATACTCAGGGTATTGATGGAAAGATGAGTGAATTTCAAATAACACATACATTTGGTGTTCGAATTCTTCAACAGTATTTAATTCCATTTGAGAAAGGAAAGTATCAATGTCTGCCGATTGCCTGGGATAGTGAAAAGAACCGCTGGTTTGATATGGCTGGAATGGTTTATCAAGCTGAAGAATTAAAACCTGATAGCTGGTTTTACTGGACGAATCAATCGCAGAACTGGAACGGGATGTGCGCAGAATGTCATTCAACAAATCTTCATAAGAATTATGATTTAGACACAGATTCTTTCAGTACAACCTGGTCAGACATAAATGTAAACTGCGAAGCCTGTCATGGTCCCGGTTCAGAACATCTCCATTGGGCAAATCTTCCTGAAGGATCGCGCAGCTATGATGGAAATATGGGACTGGTTTTAAAAACAAACGGAATAACTTCCAAACAATTTGTAGATGCTTGCGCACCATGTCATTCGCGCAGAACATCTTTTGGACCGAATGAACACGCCGATGCTGAATACTACAACCTTCATAGTCCACAAAATATTTCTCCTCCACTTTATTATGCTGATGGACAAATACTTGATGAAGTTTATGAATTCGGTTCATTCACCCAAAGTAAAATGTTTATGCATGGTGTTAAGTGCAGCGATTGTCACGATTCACACAGTATTAAATTTAAGTTTGAAGGGAACGCACTTTGCACACAGTGTCACCTTCCGGAAAAGTACGATACTTATCAGCATCATTTTCATAAATACCCGAATGAAAAAGGTGAACCTGTAAAAAATAAATTTGGTGAAATGGTTCCTGTTGGTCAAGGAACTCTCTGCAAAACATGTCATATGCCCGGCAGATATTATATGGGTATTGATTTCAGAAGAGATCACAGCTTCAGAATTCCACGACCGGATCTTTCGATAAAGTATAACGTTCCAAATACCTGCAATGACTGCCACGCAGATAAAAGTTTTCAATGGTCAGAGAATTGGATTAAAAAACATTATGGTGAACAAAAGAAATTCACATACGCATCTGTACTTGCTGACGGTTATCTGCAAAAAGAGCATGCTGATACAAGCCTGATATCATTAATTAATAATGATTCCATTCCATCAATCGTTAAGGCAACTGCACTTGGTTATTTATCCAACTATAATAATCCCGAAACAAATTTGTTATTAAAGAAATTGCTCACTAATCCTGAGCCTGTGATTCGTGAAAGAGCAATTGATGCATTTAATACTCCAGATGCAAATGAATTAGTGAGAGTAATTTCTCCCCTGCTCGATGATCCGGTAAAAATGGTTAGAATTGCTGCCGCTGCAAAACTATCGGTTCTTGGTATAGAATTTTTTACGAATGCTCAATTTCAAAAACTTAACAAAGTATTGGATGAATATTTATTGACATTACAATACACAGCAGACTTCCCTACCGGTAAATACAATCTCGGAAATTTCTATTCTAATAAAAATGACTTCGTTAAAGCCGAAAAGTTTTACGTGGATGCAATTAAGATGGACCAACAGTTTTACCCGGCAAAATCAAATCTTGCATTGTTGTATTACCAAAATGGTCAGTTGGAAAAAGCTGAAAATTTATTTCTTGATCTTATAAAAAATCATAAAGAATATACTGAAGGAAATTATTATCTGGGTTTGTTGTACGCTGAACAAAAAAAATATCATGATGCCGCTGAATATCTCGAAAAAGATCTGCTTCAAAAAGAACCCAATCAAAGAACTTTTTATAATCTTGGGTTGGTTTATCAATATCTTAATGAGAATCAGAAAGCCGGTTCTGTTTTACTTAAAGGCAATACTCTGATTCCAAATAATTTCGATTTAATTTTTGCTTTGGCAGATTTTTATCTGAAACAGAAAAATTTTTCCAAAGCACTGCAATATGCGGAAGAACTAAAACTAAAATTTCCTTTAAGAGCTGAAGGTCAGGAGATAATTAATTATATCAACAATCAAGTTAAGGCTCAATAGTCTTATCGTTGAAATTTTTCAGTTATACAAATGTCATTCATTAAATCGTTATTTATTCAAAATACAAATTCAAAAAATTCTAAATGAAGACGACAATTAAGATGTTTGTATTTTTTTATCTTTATTTTTAGTTCAGTACTTTTTGCTCAGAAGACTGACGAGGAACTAACAAAAGCTGCACAAAATCCAATAGCTATCCTTATCAGCATTCCATTTCAGAATAATACATATTTTAATTTTCCAGGTGCAAGGACACAGTATGTTTTGAATATTCAACCGGTAATTCCATCATTTAATGGAAGATTAATTACTCGTACTATATTTCCGTTTGTCTGGGATCCGGATTATTGAAATGAAAGCGGTTCTGATTTTGGTTTTGGTAATATCGTGTTCACAACATTTTACTCACCTGAATCAAAAGAATCTTACTTTGGGTATTTGCCGATAACTTCACTTCCTGCCTGAGTTAAATCACATTGAAGCAGTGAATTGGGAATTGGTTCTTCTCTTTTTGCTCTTGTAATGTCCGGACAATGAATCATTGGCGGATTGATAAACAACATCTAGTCTGTTGCCGGAGATGAAAATCATGTTTATATAAACTATAACTTTCCTGCCGTTTATTATTTATAACTTCCCCGATTTTTATTTAACCTTTTCTCCGATCATAACTGCAAACTGGAAAGCGGACAGCAATAATCAGTGGACTGTTCCATTAGAAATTGGTATAGGAAAATCGTTACGTTTTTGTAAATTACCTGTGAATCTTAACGCTAATTATTATAATAATGATATCAAACCTGAATACTATGCTTATTGGACTTTAAGAATCCAGAGTGCGATACTCTTACCTGCAAGTGTTTTATAAAGTTATATCCAAGAATAAAATTTAAGTAGTTAATAAACATTAATTTATTGTATTAGGAGGCTAATGATGTATAAACATTTTTTGTTACTATTATTTCCATTGTTTCTTGTACTCTTAGCAGGATGCAAAGAACAAATGGAACAAACAGGATCTTCCGGTCAATTTGACAGGACAATACTCCCAATCAAAGAACCGAACCCACCAAATTATACAGAACTGGATGCAAGAGATGCAAAACCACCGGAAAGATTTGAAGTTAAACCACCCCAAAATGCCCCAAACATTGTAGTAGTTTTAATTGATGATATCGGATTCGGTGCTTCAACAGCTTTTGGTGGTCCATGCAATATGCCGAATGTGGACAGGTTGGCTGAAAACGGGTTGAAGTATAATAGGTTTCATACAACTTCACTTTGTTCGCCAACAAGAGTTGCATTATTAACAGGCAGAAATCACCATGTAAATAATGCGGGTGCAATTATGGAACTGGCAACAGGCTTTCCGGGAAACACAGGAATCAGACCAAATAGTGTTGCACCACTTGCAGAAATGCTTCGCCTCAACGGTTTTAGTACTGCTGCTTTTGGTAAATATCATGAAACGCCGCCATGGGAAGTTTCAGCATCCGGTCCGTATGACCGGTGGCCAACAGGTTCCGGCTTCGATAAATTTTATGGTTTTATAGGAGGTGAAACGAATCAATGGGCACCAGCTATTTACGATGGAACTGTACGAATCGAACATGAAAAAAATCCTGACTATCACTTCACTGCTGATATGACAAATCAGGCTATTAATTGGATACAAGCTCAGCAATCTCTTACTCCTGAAAAACCATTTTATGTTTACTTTGCAACAGGTGCAACTCACGCTCCTCATCATGCACCAAAAGAATATATCGAAAAGTACAAAGGTAAGTTCGATATTGGCTGGGATAAATTACGCGAACAGACCTTTGCTCGTCAGAAAGAACTTGGAGTTATTCCGGAAGATACCAAGCTAACAGCACGCCCAAAAGAAATTCCCGCCTGGGATGAATTAACAGCAGATCAGAAAAAATTATTTGCTCGACAAATGGAAACGTTTGCTGGATTTGCAGAACACACCGACTATGAAGTCGGGCGGCTCATTGATGCACTTGAAGAAATCGGCGAGTTAAATAATACTTTATTCTTTTATATTGTAGGAGATAACGGTTCGAGTGCTGAAGGAGGACCGGAAGGAACATATAACGAGATGATGGCTTTGAACGGAATTATTGGGAAAGCAGATCAAATGATACCTTATTATGATTCGTGGGGAAGTCCTTCAACATTTCCTCATTTCGCAGTTGGTTGGGCACACGCAATGAACACTCCTTTCCAGTGGGCAAAGCAGGTTGCTTCACATTTTGGCGGAACTCGTAATGGCATGGTTGTTCACTGGCCTGATGGATTTGAATCCCGTGGTGAAATCAGATCTCAGTTTTCTCACGTAACCGATATTGCACCGACTGTTCTTGAAGCTGTTGGTCTTCCATTCCCAAAAATTGTAAATGGAACAGAGCAGGTTCCGTTCAATGGTTCATCACTAGTCTATTCATTTGATGATGCGAATGCAAAAGAAACTCATACCACTCAGTATTTTGAAATGTTTGG is from Ignavibacteriota bacterium and encodes:
- a CDS encoding 6,7-dimethyl-8-ribityllumazine synthase is translated as MANIIEGKLNAKGKKFGIVVSRFNELISSQLLSGAKDCLIRHDCKEEDITIVWVPGSYEIPLTAKKLASSKKFDAVICLGAVIRGGTPHFDYIAAEVSKGVAQAGLDSNLPVIFGVLTTDNIEQALERAGTKAGNKGWDAALSAIEMVGLFKQL
- the aroF gene encoding 3-deoxy-7-phosphoheptulonate synthase; amino-acid sequence: MKRLSETKVRKLSKDHFTKIEEESVVFGEGHFTVIAGPCALESEELAVNTAKAVEHSGAKVFRCSLFKPRTSPYTYQGYGIDGVNLLKLLHSETNLLLETEVLSTDHLDTLAVEADILRIGSRNMDNYELLKAVGKINKPVILKRNMSATLEEFLLAAEYILSVGNDKVILCERGIRTFETYTRNTLDILAVPALKELTHLPVIVDPSHSTGKSSLVPAASKAALAAGADGLMIEVHPNPIASYSDGQQSLDIPSFEKLMKELSEMANLLGKKSSISVYS
- a CDS encoding DUF481 domain-containing protein → MRSATAKIIIIMLLISSINIFSQDTEKKLGWFFEGKLAGLWTGGNSESFTLGLGATLKHIWTNSELRFDAGGTQTQSTLTTRTAVGTTDNFEVNEQSKTEKTAEIIFARGRYDYNFTENFYALGGIDWLRNRFAGINSRTLVAAGVGNKWVDNENVRFKTDYSFTYSFQNDVVENPFAKTKFPGVRFTYDFWYNLTASTQFESIFIADWNLDNTDDIRFDFYNALPIKISEIFSLKPSLQLLWRNDPSLTEIDLFANDGTPTGSKVLTPLKNMDTLFSLTLVVNL
- a CDS encoding pirin family protein, which codes for MSTKKVELVAAPAQPHFVGDGFRVHNFIPSAYHLEMERMNPFIVLDYNSKFYFPASDKPRGVGVHPHKGFETVTIAYKGRIAHHDSSGGGGIIGEGDVQWMTAASGILHKEYHEESWSKAGGDFQMVQLWVNLPAKYKLSNPKYQAITNSQINRFILENGQGEIEVIAGQFKNIKGAASTFSPINLFNAKLNKGAKTEFNSPAKFNTALLVIEGNITVNDSELVKVDHFVLFENKGETFTVLANEESTVLILSGEPINEPIAAHGPFVMNTREEIMQAYDDFNKGKFGYLED
- a CDS encoding tetratricopeptide repeat protein, with product MLQFCGNDSTSKKQADFVGGKNCVSCHQKEYELWKNSDHDKAMMIANDSTVLGNFNNVEFESRGIKTKFFKRNGKFFVYTQGIDGKMSEFQITHTFGVRILQQYLIPFEKGKYQCLPIAWDSEKNRWFDMAGMVYQAEELKPDSWFYWTNQSQNWNGMCAECHSTNLHKNYDLDTDSFSTTWSDINVNCEACHGPGSEHLHWANLPEGSRSYDGNMGLVLKTNGITSKQFVDACAPCHSRRTSFGPNEHADAEYYNLHSPQNISPPLYYADGQILDEVYEFGSFTQSKMFMHGVKCSDCHDSHSIKFKFEGNALCTQCHLPEKYDTYQHHFHKYPNEKGEPVKNKFGEMVPVGQGTLCKTCHMPGRYYMGIDFRRDHSFRIPRPDLSIKYNVPNTCNDCHADKSFQWSENWIKKHYGEQKKFTYASVLADGYLQKEHADTSLISLINNDSIPSIVKATALGYLSNYNNPETNLLLKKLLTNPEPVIRERAIDAFNTPDANELVRVISPLLDDPVKMVRIAAAAKLSVLGIEFFTNAQFQKLNKVLDEYLLTLQYTADFPTGKYNLGNFYSNKNDFVKAEKFYVDAIKMDQQFYPAKSNLALLYYQNGQLEKAENLFLDLIKNHKEYTEGNYYLGLLYAEQKKYHDAAEYLEKDLLQKEPNQRTFYNLGLVYQYLNENQKAGSVLLKGNTLIPNNFDLIFALADFYLKQKNFSKALQYAEELKLKFPLRAEGQEIINYINNQVKAQ
- a CDS encoding arylsulfatase; protein product: MMYKHFLLLLFPLFLVLLAGCKEQMEQTGSSGQFDRTILPIKEPNPPNYTELDARDAKPPERFEVKPPQNAPNIVVVLIDDIGFGASTAFGGPCNMPNVDRLAENGLKYNRFHTTSLCSPTRVALLTGRNHHVNNAGAIMELATGFPGNTGIRPNSVAPLAEMLRLNGFSTAAFGKYHETPPWEVSASGPYDRWPTGSGFDKFYGFIGGETNQWAPAIYDGTVRIEHEKNPDYHFTADMTNQAINWIQAQQSLTPEKPFYVYFATGATHAPHHAPKEYIEKYKGKFDIGWDKLREQTFARQKELGVIPEDTKLTARPKEIPAWDELTADQKKLFARQMETFAGFAEHTDYEVGRLIDALEEIGELNNTLFFYIVGDNGSSAEGGPEGTYNEMMALNGIIGKADQMIPYYDSWGSPSTFPHFAVGWAHAMNTPFQWAKQVASHFGGTRNGMVVHWPDGFESRGEIRSQFSHVTDIAPTVLEAVGLPFPKIVNGTEQVPFNGSSLVYSFDDANAKETHTTQYFEMFGNRAIYHEGWVAATRHSIPWVMAELPKLSDDVWELYNVDEDFSQANDLASSVPDKLKELQKIFEEEALKNHVFPIDDRRVERFNPTIAGRPDVIGDRKSLTVYEGMTGLMENVFINTKMHSYTITADIVVPANVNGVILAQAGRFGGWALYTKNGKVHHEYNFFGLERTNVSSNSALTPGKHIVKYEFNINEMKPGSGGSCVLYIDDKKVAEGVIPKTQPFVFSADEGTDVGMDGETAVSNDYKEGDNNFTGKINKVVIDITTKTI